The Oscillatoria sp. FACHB-1407 DNA segment AGCTATACATCAAGTGAATGAAATGTTGATAGCAACAAACCGTAGGCCGATCTGGGAAACACAATAGCTTCTTCTCTTTTACAAGGTCAGGTGAATCGCAAAAACTAAATGCTGTTTTGAGTTATCAACCTTTGCCAGAAAAGCGAAAATCATTTTTTCAATGGTTACCCATTCAGCTTGAAATAGATCGTTGTTCACCAAAACTTCAACAGATAATCCGGGTTTATTTATTTTCTGATGAAAATAAATTTATATTCCAGACTAGAATTCTAGGAGCTGTAATACAAATTCATTCAGAACCTGTCCTCCTTTTGGGGGAAAATCTAAGATTAAATGATGACAAGCACCCGTTTACGGGTATTTTCACAACCGATCCTCGTTTCACCACGCTACGTCTATGAAGTCTTATCTGGCTGCTGCGGTGCAGATGAATAGTCTGCCTGATTTAGAAAAAAATTTGGCACAAGCTGAAGATCTAATTGATCTGGCTGTACGCCAGGGGGCAGAGTTAATTGGGTTGCCAGAAAACTTCTCGTTTTTAGGAGACGAAGTCGCCAAGATGAAACAGGCAGAGGCGATCGCCCAAGCCAGTGAAAAGTTTTTGCGGACAATGGCGCAACGTTACCAGGTGACGCTGTTGGGGGGCGGTTTCCCAGTGCCTACGGATGGGGGCAAAGTCAACAACACTGCCTTGTTAGTGGGTCCCAATGGGGAGAATCTGGCTCGCTACGAAAAAGTTCACCTGTTTGATGTCAACCTGCCCGATGGCAACACCTATCAGGAATCGCAAACTGTCCTGGCAGGCATCCAACTCCCTCCCGTGCATCCCTCTAAAGAGTTGGGGCACATCGGCTTGTCAGTTTGCTACGATGTCCGCTTCCCAGAACTCTACCGCCATCTCTCTCAAATGGGAGCGGAAGTTCTCTTTGTCCCCGCTGCATTTACGGCATATACCGGAAAAGACCACTGGCAGGTGCTGCTTCAGGCACGAGCGATCGAAAATACCTGCTATGTCGTCGCTCCAGCACAGACGGGACGACACAACTCGCTGCGACAGTCTCATGGTCATGCGGTCATTATTGACCCGTGGGGTGTGGTGCTGGCAGACGCAGGTGACAAACCCGGAGTGGCGATCGCCTCGATTGAGCCATCTCGACTAGAACAGGTGCGGCGACAAATGCCCTCCCTCAAACACCGAGTTTTTGTCTAGCTCTGGCAAATTCTTGCGAATTGGTCCTGGGCGATCGCTGCATCTTGAAAAGAACCATGTACAGTAGACAGCAATGAGTTTTGTTAAGCACATGGTTGATCCAATGGCTTGGATAAGCAACATCAGCCCAAATTGCTGGATGGTTCCCTCGTTCCGAGTTCCATCCTTGCTCGCGGCTGCCCCTGAAGCCGAAAGCGGACCACTCGTATTAGCGGCAGTCTTGCTGAGTTTGGTTGTGATCTATTTTGCGGCTAAGTTAGGAGGCGAGATTTGTGCTCGCATCAATCTGCCATCGGTGTTGGGGGAATTAATCGGAGGAGTCATCGTCGGAGTCTCAGCTCTGCATCTCATCGTCTTCCCAGAAGGCTCTGGCACCCCTGATTCAGCCATCCTCTCCTTTTTGCAGATGACCACTGGGTTAGAACCCGAATCTGCCTTTGGTGTGTTTCAAGCAGAAAGCGAAGTCATTTCCGTTCTGGCAGAATTGGGTGTCATTATTCTGTTATTCGAGATCGGTCTGGAATCTGATCTAAAAGAGTTAATTCGAGTGGGACCACAAGCCGCCGTGGTCGCTGTGGTGGGGGTAGCCGTCCCGTTTGCAGCGGGAACTGCCGGATTGATTGCCCTCTTTGGCGTGCCAACCATTCCTGCTGTGTTTGCAGGTGCGGCTCTAACTGCAACCAGCATTGGTATTACAGCTAAGGTGCTGGCTGAGTTACAACGCCTGAGCTCACGAGAGGGTCAGATCATCATTGGCGCAGCCGTATTGGATGATGTGCTCGGCATTATTGTCCTGGCTGTGGTTGCCAGTCTGGCAAAGACAGGGGAAATTGAGATTTCTCAGGTTGTCTATTTAATAGTCGGTGCCGCCGTCTTTTTGATTGGGTCGATTTTTTTGGGACGTTTCCTCAGTCCTTACTTTGTCGCCCTGGTCAACCGGATGAATACTCGTGGGCAACTGCTGTTATCGTCCCTCATCTTTACCTTTGTGCTGGCTTACATCGGGGCAGCCATCCAACTAGAGGCCATTTTGGGTGCGTTCGCAGCGGGGTTAGTGCTGGCAGAAACTGAAAAACGGCATGAACTAGAGGAACAGGTTATTCCAGTAGCAGACATCCTGGTTCCCATCTTCTTCGTGACAGTGGGAGCCCGAACCGATGTGAGTGTCCTGAATCCCCTTGACCCTGCCAACCGAGAAGGGTTGATTATCGCGACGTTTTTGATCGTC contains these protein-coding regions:
- a CDS encoding carbon-nitrogen hydrolase family protein, which produces MKSYLAAAVQMNSLPDLEKNLAQAEDLIDLAVRQGAELIGLPENFSFLGDEVAKMKQAEAIAQASEKFLRTMAQRYQVTLLGGGFPVPTDGGKVNNTALLVGPNGENLARYEKVHLFDVNLPDGNTYQESQTVLAGIQLPPVHPSKELGHIGLSVCYDVRFPELYRHLSQMGAEVLFVPAAFTAYTGKDHWQVLLQARAIENTCYVVAPAQTGRHNSLRQSHGHAVIIDPWGVVLADAGDKPGVAIASIEPSRLEQVRRQMPSLKHRVFV
- a CDS encoding cation:proton antiporter → MVPSFRVPSLLAAAPEAESGPLVLAAVLLSLVVIYFAAKLGGEICARINLPSVLGELIGGVIVGVSALHLIVFPEGSGTPDSAILSFLQMTTGLEPESAFGVFQAESEVISVLAELGVIILLFEIGLESDLKELIRVGPQAAVVAVVGVAVPFAAGTAGLIALFGVPTIPAVFAGAALTATSIGITAKVLAELQRLSSREGQIIIGAAVLDDVLGIIVLAVVASLAKTGEIEISQVVYLIVGAAVFLIGSIFLGRFLSPYFVALVNRMNTRGQLLLSSLIFTFVLAYIGAAIQLEAILGAFAAGLVLAETEKRHELEEQVIPVADILVPIFFVTVGARTDVSVLNPLDPANREGLIIATFLIVVAIIGKVVTGLAVFGQPGINRLAIGVGMIPRGEVGLVFVGVGSATGVLSQSLEAAIIVMVILTTFLAPALLRVVFQAAPTEGSVTDPAIAVLDGSDNPPLVTSSPQTSASEVESIQESQSG